Proteins from one Malaya genurostris strain Urasoe2022 chromosome 2, Malgen_1.1, whole genome shotgun sequence genomic window:
- the LOC131428802 gene encoding uncharacterized protein K02A2.6-like, with protein MVGDGNLLDGGRVPAGGAVAVAPIAMQSTFTVEPFDRHKMKWSRWVERLEGAFLLFGVRDDAKLPMLLHYMGAETYDVVSDKLAPEKPQTKTYDEIVQTLENHFNPEPLEILENFRFKCRKQCDERADESIDDYLIALRKLAITCNFGNYLSTALRNQFVFGIKDRGIQVRLLEVRGLTLDRAREIAVSMEASAKGGQEIHSRQGKPDLNLVEHPPTKPARGKVNKKFIVSEKKTKSHKHPDTKRSECFRCGSAAHFANKCPHIKTTCNYCNVTGHLQKVCLKKKSAENKKSDSHQVEESATNKVKQASLRADEICGIYDAADFNNNADKFRLELLLNGSKVIFEIDSGSPVSILSLSDYQKYIPGIKMHHPDTTLVSYSGNTIELCGMCAVHINYGGKNHELLLYVAKNKKHPLLGRGWMKVLKIDVNKFYENVHTIAITNCAESVKRLIERYGSVCEKSMGKIEGLTAKLQLKPNVKPVYLRARSVPFSIRQAVENEIKSLENDGVLVKVNHSAWATPVVPVMKLNNRVRLCGDYKISVNPNLVVDEHPLPTVEELFANVAGGEKFTKIDLSQAYLQLEVSADDQEILTLSTHLGLYRLTRLMYGISSAPAIWQRLMEEVLNGIPGVTVFLDDIRVTGPNDQVHLQRLEEVMKRLCKYNMRINLDKCQFFADRIEYCGYLIDRDGIHKVRSKIDAMQNMPVPENKDQVRSFVGLVNYYGRFFPHLSTTIYPLNRLLRNNVTFKWTKESNDAFLKVKEEMQSERFLVHYSTELPLILATDASPYGVGAVLSHIMPDGTERPIMYASKTLNDTQRRYKQIDREAFAIIFGVRKFYQYLYGRKFLLVTDNEPVKQIFSETKGLPAMSALRMQHYATFLASFRYVIKFRPTKEHYNADAFSRLPVSTKTLDNVIEEVDLLEVNIIETLPIRVEDLAKSTAMDSTVKILLQGLKNGKTVDARDRFGIDQIEFALQQGCIMRGIRVYVPPELLPNVLKELHSTHFGTTRLKSLARGYVWWERIDKEIEELVRNCASCQMTRPEAVKVPLHCWETPKEPFERVHVDFAGPFMGTYFIVFVDAYTKWPEVKILRDITTSTTIHACREFFAAYGIPAVLVSDHGVQFTSAEFQKFLKLNGIFHKMGAPYHPATNGQAERFIQTFKSKMKALNCDKSRMHTELCNILLSYRKTIHPATGKSPSMLLFNRQIRSRLDLMIPTATSTVESPHVNVKCLPEGTRVAARDYLDKDKWKYGHITERLGKLHYHIQLDDGRVWKRHIDQLREVGENLQPKRSELPAVRFEADNLPFVHRSSTSTSEKHDPVSISGPAENPLVESQSSRSIPATTGPSVSSAKATTSIPTTSAKSDHQQQSPRRSTRIIKPPRRLNL; from the coding sequence ATGGTCGGCGACGGAAATTTATTGGATGGTGGAAGAGTTCCTGCTGGAGGTGCTGTTGCTGTGGCTCCGATCGCGATGCAGTCTACTTTTACAGTCGAGCCATTTGATCGTCATAAAATGAAATGGTCTCGATGGGTTGAACGATTGGAGGGTGCTTTCCTGCTTTTCGGAGTTCGTGATGACGCGAAGCTGCCGATGCTGCTACACTACATGGGTGCGGAAACATACGACGTTGTTTCAGACAAACTGGCGCCGGAAAAACCACAGACTAAAACATACGACGAAATAGTGCAAACTCTTGAAAACCATTTCAATCCGGAACCACTGGAAATATTGGAAAACTTTCGTTTCAAATGTCGGAAACAGTGCGACGAACGTGCAGATGAGTCAATCGATGATTATTTGATTGCCCTAAGGAAGTTGGCCATAACCTGCAATTTTGGCAACTATTTGAGTACTGCGTTGCGGAATCAGTTCGTTTTCGGAATAAAGGACCGCGGAATCCAAGTACGTCTACTGGAGGTACGTGGCCTTACATTGGATCGAGCGCGAGAGATCGCGGTATCGATGGAAGCATCTGCGAAAGGTGGACAGGAGATCCACTCACGTCAGGGAAAACCGGATTTGAATCTCGTCGAACATCCACCTACAAAGCCTGCTAGAggtaaagtaaacaaaaagtttattgtctcggagaagaaaacaaaatcgCACAAACACCCCGATACGAAGAGGAGCGAATGTTTTCGTTGCGGAAGTGCGGCTCATTTTGCGAATAAGTGTCCGCATATAAAAACTACATGTAACTACTGCAATGTAACAGGTCATTTGCAAAAAGTttgcctgaaaaaaaaatctgcggaAAATAAGAAAAGCGATTCACATCAGGTTGAAGAAAGTGCGACAAATAAAGTGAAACAAGCAAGTTTGCGAGCAGATGAAATTTGCGGAATATACGATGCTGCTGATTTCAATAACAATGCAGATAAATTTCGGTTGGAACTTCTATTGAACGGCTCGAAAGTGATATTTGAAATCGACAGCGGATCGCCTGTTTCGATTCTGAGTTTATCGGATTATCAAAAATACATTCCCGGTATTAAAATGCATCATCCGGATACTACTCTGGTAAGCTACAGTGGCAACACGATTGAATTGTGTGGGATGTGCGCTGTTCACATAAACTACGGCGGAAAAAATCATGAGCTGCTGCTGTATGTtgcgaaaaataaaaaacatccTCTGCTGGGTCGTGGTTGGATGAAAGTTCTAAAAATCGATGtaaataaattttatgaaaacgtTCACACGATTGCGATTACAAATTGTGCTGAATCAGTGAAAAGGCTAATCGAGCGTTACGGAAGTGTCTGTGAGAAGTCGATGGGAAAAATCGAAGGCCTTACAGCGAAATTACAGCTTAAACCGAATGTAAAACCAGTGTATTTGCGAGCACGGTCTGTTCCATTCTCTATCCGTCAGGCGGTTGAAAATGAAATCAAGAGTTTAGAGAATGACGGTGTGCTAGTCAAAGTTAATCACAGTGCTTGGGCCACACCGGTAGTCCCGGTAATGAAACTGAACAATCGAGTGCGACTTTGCGGTGACTATAAGATTTCGGTGAATCCAAATCTCGTGGTCGATGAACATCCCCTGCCCACCGTTGAGGAGTTGTTTGCAAATGTGGCAGGTGGTGAGAAGTTTACAAAGATTGACCTGTCTCAAGCTTATTTGCAATTAGAGGTCAGTGCGGACGATCAGGAGATTCTCACGTTAAGCACTCATTTGGGATTGTACAGACTGACGAGGCTGATGTACGGTATCAGCTCGGCACCTGCGATTTGGCAACGGTTGATGGAGGAGGTGCTGAATGGAATCCCGGGGGTAACAGTTTTTCTAGACGATATTCGAGTTACAGGGCCGAACGATCAGGTTCATTTGCAGCGTCTGGAGGAAGTTATGAAGCGATTATGCAAATACAACATGCGGATTAACCTTGACAAGTGTCAGTTCTTTGCTGATCGCATAGAATATTGCGGTTACTTAATCGACCGAGACGGTATACACAAGGTGCGAAGTAAAATCGATGCCATGCAGAATATGCCAGTTCCTGAGAATAAAGACCAGGTGCGTTCATTCGTTGGATTGGTCAATTACTACGGTCGATTCTTTCCACATCTGAGTACAACTATTTATCCGTTAAACCGTCTTCTACGAAATAACGTGACATTCAAGTGGACTAAGGAAAGTAACGATGCGTTCCTGAAAGTGAAGGAAGAAATGCAATCAGAACGATTCTTGGTGCATTACAGTACGGAGTTACCGTTAATTTTGGCAACAGATGCGTCTCCATATGGAGTTGGTGCAGTTCTTAGTCACATTATGCCGGACGGTACAGAAAGACCTATAATGTACGCGTCAAAAACATTGAACGATACGCAGCGTAGATATAAACAGATCGATCGTGAAGCATTTGCGATCATATTTGGAGTGCGAAAATTTTACCAATACTTATATGGACGGAAATTTTTGTTGGTTACTGACAACGAGCCGGTGAAGCAAATATTCTCAGAGACAAAAGGGTTGCCAGCAATGTCTGCACTACGGATGCAACACTATGCGACTTTTCTCGCTTCGTTTCGTTACGTCATCAAATTTCGTCCAACGAAAGAGCATTATAATGCTGATGCGTTTTCACGTTTGCCGGTTAGTACAAAGACACTGGACAACGTAATTGAAGAAGTCGATTTGTTAGAGGTTAATATAATCGAAACGCTTCCGATAAGAGTCGAGGATTTGGCAAAATCAACGGCTATGGATTCAACAGTGAAAATACTGCTACAAGggttgaaaaatggaaaaacggtAGATGCACGTGACCGTTTCGGCATCGATCAAATCGAGTTCGCCTTACAACAAGGATGCATTATGCGGGGAATACGTGTGTACGTTCCACCTGAGCTACTACCGAACGTATTGAAAGAATTGCACTCTACACACTTTGGTACAACGAGATTGAAGTCGCTCGCCAGAGGATATGTCTGGTGGGAGCGAATTGATAAGGAAATCGAGGAGCTCGTACGGAACTGTGCGAGTTGTCAAATGACTCGTCCGGAGGCTGTGAAAGTGCCACTGCACTGTTGGGAAACCCCGAAAGAACCATTCGAAAGAGTGCACGTCGATTTTGCGGGTCCATTCATGGGAACATACTTTATTGTTTTTGTTGATGCGTATACAAAGTGGCCGGAAGTCAAAATACTACGCGATATAACTACGAGTACCACAATCCATGCTTGTCGGGAATTTTTCGCTGCTTACGGAATTCCTGCTGTGTTAGTAAGCGACCATGGTGTACAGTTCACGTCGGCTGAATTCCAGAAGTTTTTGAAGCTCAACGGTATATTTCACAAAATGGGTGCTCCTTATCATCCGGCGACCAACGGACAAGCAGAGCGTTTCATTCAAACGTTTAAATCTAAGATGAAGGCTCTCAACTGCGACAAGTCGAGAATGCATACGGAGCTTTGCAACATTTTGCTTAGTTATCGTAAAACTATACATCCAGCTACTGGAAAATCTCCGTCGATGCTACTTTTTAACAGACAAATTCGGTCTCGGCTTGATCTTATGATACCGACTGCTACCTCCACCGTGGAAAGTCCACATGTTAATGTGAAATGTCTCCCTGAGGGGACGAGAGTTGCTGCTCGTGACTATTTAGATAAGGATAAATGGAAATATGGTCATATTACGGAGAGACTGGGTAAACTCCACTACCACATTCAACTGGATGACGGTCGAGTCTGGAAACGCCACATTGACCAGTTACGAGAAGTCGGAGAAAATCTTCAGCCTAAACGCTCTGAGCTTCCCGCTGTCCGTTTTGAAGCGGACAACCTCCCCTTTGTTCATCGAAGTTCTACATCTACGTCTGAGAAACATGACCCTGTTTCGATATCGGGTCCTGCGGAAAATCCGCTGGTCGAATCGCAATCTTCGAGAAGTATTCCAGCTACAACTGGACCAAGTGTTTCATCTGCGAAGGCGACAACGTCGATACCTACTACTAGTGCGAAGTCTGACCATCAACAGCAATCACCACGAAGATCTACAAGAATCATCAAACCACCTCGAAGGCTGAATCTGTAG